Proteins from one Mugil cephalus isolate CIBA_MC_2020 chromosome 15, CIBA_Mcephalus_1.1, whole genome shotgun sequence genomic window:
- the slc37a4b gene encoding glucose-6-phosphate exchanger SLC37A4b: MGATGYAYYRVAIFVCMFIGYSLYFFNRKTFSFVMPSVMEEIELDKDDLGLITSSQTMAYAISKFISGVLSDQISARWLFSIGLFLVGGINVVFSWSSSVSMFSLLWFINGLGQGCGWPPCGKVLRKWYEPSQFGTWWSVLSCSMNLAGSLGPLLVTVLLQYYDWRTILTMSGIFCASFSLVCLVFVKNEPKDVGLPSIEAAAKKGVKGGNSESTLSEFLLSPFLWVLSLGYLVVFGVKTAATDWGQLFLMQEKGQTALMGSTYMSALEVGGFVGSLASGLISDRSVARQGLGTHGNPRHGLLIVMMAGMYVSMYLFRVTITPEIPQEAPLWVQVIHPVSVLIGVSEKEIWILFLGAMFGFSSYGPIALFGVIASESAPSNFCGTSHAVVALMANVGAFMAGLPFSTIAKQHSWDMAFWVAEVLMAVATVGFFLVRNMRTKMGRIAEKLD, encoded by the exons ATGGGGGCCACAGGCTATGCCTACTACCGCGTCGCCATCTTCGTCTGCATGTTCATCGGCTACTCGCTGTATTTCTTTAACAGGAAGACCTTCTCCTTTGTCATGCCCTCCGTGATGGAGGAGATAGAGCTGGACAAAGATGACTTAG GTCTGATCACCAGCAGCCAGACCATGGCGTACGCAATCAGCAAGTTCATCAGTGGCGTGCTGTCCGATCAGATCAGCGCCCGCTGGCTTTTTTCCATCGGCCTCTTCTTGGTAGGGGGCATCAATGTCGTCTTCTCCTGGTCCTCGTCGGTCTCCATGTTCTCCCTGCTCTGGTTCATCAACGGCCTGGGACAAGGCTGTGGCTGGCCCCCATGTGGGAAGGTGCTGCGCAAG TGGTATGAGCCCTCACAGTTTGGAACGTGGTGGTCTGTGCTGTCCTGCAGCATGAACCTGGCTGGGAGTCTGGGTCCGCTCTTGgtcactgtgctgctgcagtaCTACGACTGGAGGACCATCCTGACCATGTCAGGCATCTTCTGTGCTTCCTTCTCTTTGGTTTGTCTGGTGTTCGTGAAAAATGAGCCGAAGGACGTGGGCCTGCCCAGTATCGAGGCTGCAGCCAAGAAGGGGGTGAAGGGAG GGAACAGTGAGAGCACCCTGAGCGAGTTCCTGCTCTCTCCTTTCTTGTGGGTGCTCTCTCTGGGTTACTTGGTGGTGTTTGGGGTGAAGACGGCAGCCACCGACTGGGGACAGCTGTTCCTCATGCAGGAGAAAGGACAGACCGCTCTCATGG GCAGCACCTACATGAGTGCCTTGGAGGTGGGAGGTTTTGTGGGCAGCCTTGCGTCAGGCTTAATCTCAGACAGATCTGTAGCCCGG CAAGGTTTGGGCACGCATGGCAACCCTCGCCATGGCCTGCTCATTGTCATGATGGCGGGCATGTACGTGTCCATGTACCTCTTCAGAGTGACCATCACACCTGAAATCCCACAG GAGGCTCCTCTTTGGGTCCAAGTCATTCATCCTGTGTCTGTCCTCATTGGCGTGTCAGAAAAAGAG ATTTGGATCCTCTTCCTCGGTGCTATGTTTGGATTTTCTTCTTACGGACCAATTGCCTTGTTTGGAGTGATAGCCAGTGAAAGTGCCCCTTCAAACTTCTGTGGAACCTCTCATGCTGTTGTGGCTCTGATGGCTAATG TGGGGGCTTTTATGGCAGGGCTTCCCTTCAGTACTATTGCCAAACAGCACAGCTGGGACATGGCATTCTGGGTAGCTGAGGTGTTAATGGCGGTCGCCACCGTTGGGTTCTTCCTTGTGCGCAACATGCGCACCAAAATGGGACGGATCGCAGAGAAACTGGACTAA
- the si:ch73-1a9.3 gene encoding non-histone chromosomal protein HMG-like isoform X1: protein MPKRSKAGAAAGGDSAPKRRSLRLKDRPAPAKAEPKPKPKQKAPAKPKKAKDVEKAKPEEKAPEAPAENGEAKAEDEAPATDVADQKDEAAE, encoded by the exons ATGCCTAAAAGGAGCAAA gcaggagcagcagcaggaggagactcAGCG CCCAAGAGGAGATCTCTCAGGTTGAAAGAT AGGCCCGCCCCTGCAAAGGCAGAGCCCAAACCTAAGCCAAAG CAGAAGGCACCTGCTAAGCCTAAGAAAGCTAAGGATGTGGAGAAAGCCAAGCCTGAGGAGAAAGCACCGGAGGCCCCTGCAGAGAATGGCGAAGCCAAAGCTGAGGATGAG GCACCCGCTACAGACGTAGCCGATCAAAAAGATGAGGCAGCTGAATAA
- the si:ch73-1a9.3 gene encoding non-histone chromosomal protein HMG-like isoform X2: MPKRSKAGAAAGGDSAPKRRSLRLKDRPAPAKAEPKPKPKKAPAKPKKAKDVEKAKPEEKAPEAPAENGEAKAEDEAPATDVADQKDEAAE; encoded by the exons ATGCCTAAAAGGAGCAAA gcaggagcagcagcaggaggagactcAGCG CCCAAGAGGAGATCTCTCAGGTTGAAAGAT AGGCCCGCCCCTGCAAAGGCAGAGCCCAAACCTAAGCCAAAG AAGGCACCTGCTAAGCCTAAGAAAGCTAAGGATGTGGAGAAAGCCAAGCCTGAGGAGAAAGCACCGGAGGCCCCTGCAGAGAATGGCGAAGCCAAAGCTGAGGATGAG GCACCCGCTACAGACGTAGCCGATCAAAAAGATGAGGCAGCTGAATAA